The following coding sequences are from one Saprospiraceae bacterium window:
- a CDS encoding T9SS type A sorting domain-containing protein gives MTNKLSLHFFLILAGVLFVFITPANSQCTSDNTAPEMVGNCPPIFTTIYTPAEGVCTVPVPFVLPTYTEDCNAMNLLGAGSTFFHSFLMGPGGGTIPPSVSFGTDSLRLRGVSDGTAGSNSQNNFCFFVYCSGTLSFDYFARMTSGDDFVGDRARVMIENAVTGTSSVDVLTPGTGNSIVGTRTIAVTRGDRVCFEINSDNTNGVDTLTLSNLILEADGDPEPLFDGPQPEDLLSCGVYYWLHGGFNCIGASDGCSGFIFVRDTFNPVITGCPDDILVDLSPDECDYTASWTAPTAEDVCIYGPGFVGAFAPYAWVESTLDSYFATSSGTPSGLDAKFSHDATTLSITGSNNGKPFLSVEASSKTYIPCNGTLNFHWEANILEPGAFRGDEAGYQLSGGRVVLTTVPSGSSASGDISIPVSIGQTIKFWVNSDNIAEETTLDITAFEFIPDPVTLVQTAGPASGDVLAPGHYVVEYTATGCCGEKKCTFNIDINANTIMACKNINVSLDQNCQALITPDAVLTSACPGRAIVELSHYGHPIPNPVDSSYLGKTIIATVIDTLTGNTCWSNVLIEDKLAPEILCQIDTMSCAEFSRELSPAIVEDCSHYTVTLLDERIEKLECDPDFIKRIIRVWVSTDDQGNLSDTCAQEIFIERLKIDDVLPPLNVQLDCEVAFEEVDEFGNPHPNVTGIPTLNGENIWPNVDFLCNFVVTYSDYNLDEIRCVRKIMRTWTVREWWCNTELTRTYLQVIEVVDDKGPKIIHSAYDFNATTGHRSCEADVILPPIEAVDACHNVLRIDVEYPGGILINQNGGPVKLPVGIDSVFYRLYDNCYNLTMDTLIVTVEDHTAPIAVCDRRTVVSINHSGYNWVPAEVFDDGSFDECHLHHFEVRRMDDNACGTTGPDDWGPEVGFCCEDVNQTIMVGLKVVDGHGNESICMILVEVQDKDMPLITCPPNITVDCRFPIDLNNLGTSFGRVVTAQADREPIVIDPAYWHYIDGHPQDGLATDNCPPLMREEIDSSGFNTCGLGVIKRWFIATDIQGNEARCCQYITVENHHPFDYSSIVFPEDLDTSGICDPTGLVPERLSAPYNYPTYSDDVCSLIGASFHDEIFSATVPGDPCFKIFRVWKIINWCDRDDNGNFIIFQDTQIIKVTNLIDPIIRTGCRDTTICSFDLNCRPLQISLGITATDDCTAANQLLYRYKVDFNSDGTIDLDRAGIGENIATGTWPLGHHIIKWEVEDRCGNTAKCSYNVNLLNCKSPTAYCLSDVAVGLVPMDLNGDGTPETKMVQVWASDIDAGSAHSCGYPVKLSFSRDTADKFRIYDCDSVGVRPVELWVTDINGNTSYCRTRIIVQDNPNLPPLCPNNFGSAQVSGLVKTEKGSEIQNVNVELVNASNIQSLTNYEGLYDFGKVKANVDYTILPQLNKDWLNGVSTADIVKIQKHILGVELFDSPYKMIAADANNSRDITARDISEIRKLILGVQNSFSSNTSWKFVDELYNFGSIDQCLKENYPTQYNITNLSSDMKVNFVGVKIGDVNESAKTRGLAGASVRSSQTLDLHTDNVSLSKDQVYTFTVKSDNVHEFEGMQFTLEFIKDKVELVQISGNDQFGFYPENFSLHQMNNGRVTFSWNGAAENGQDLFSITIKAKSPVDLSDVFFISSNVTPALAVYSGDDQDAMVKWTVRGASKSPFVLLQNEPNPWNNRTTLGMYIPENSTVNLSIYDANGKCLYVDARQMIKGYNEWTLDKSSVLLPGVYYYQVECAGSVQKKKMVIVE, from the coding sequence ATGACAAATAAACTTTCACTTCACTTTTTTCTCATCTTAGCAGGTGTGCTGTTTGTATTTATTACGCCGGCCAATAGCCAGTGTACATCAGATAATACAGCTCCTGAAATGGTAGGCAATTGCCCACCAATTTTTACAACAATATATACGCCTGCGGAGGGCGTCTGTACAGTTCCTGTTCCATTTGTATTGCCCACTTATACAGAGGATTGCAATGCAATGAATTTATTGGGTGCAGGAAGTACATTTTTTCACTCGTTCCTGATGGGACCGGGTGGAGGCACTATACCGCCTAGTGTATCATTTGGTACCGACTCTCTGCGTTTACGTGGAGTTTCTGATGGTACGGCAGGATCAAATTCTCAGAATAACTTCTGCTTTTTTGTTTACTGTTCAGGAACCTTGTCCTTCGATTATTTTGCTAGAATGACATCAGGGGATGATTTTGTTGGAGATAGGGCGAGGGTCATGATCGAAAATGCAGTCACAGGCACCAGTTCGGTCGATGTATTGACTCCAGGTACAGGTAATTCCATAGTAGGTACCAGGACGATAGCAGTCACCAGGGGTGATCGGGTTTGCTTTGAAATCAACTCAGACAATACTAATGGAGTGGACACCTTGACATTGAGTAATCTAATTCTGGAAGCAGATGGAGACCCGGAACCTTTATTTGATGGGCCTCAGCCTGAAGACTTGCTTTCCTGCGGCGTTTACTATTGGCTGCATGGAGGATTCAATTGTATTGGCGCATCTGATGGTTGTTCAGGTTTTATTTTTGTACGAGATACTTTCAATCCTGTCATCACAGGATGTCCTGATGACATATTAGTAGATCTAAGCCCTGACGAATGTGATTATACTGCCAGCTGGACGGCACCGACTGCCGAAGATGTTTGTATTTACGGCCCTGGATTTGTAGGTGCTTTTGCTCCTTATGCATGGGTGGAGTCGACACTTGATTCTTATTTTGCTACTTCATCAGGTACGCCTTCGGGACTTGATGCAAAATTCAGTCATGATGCAACGACACTTTCTATCACAGGAAGCAATAATGGTAAACCGTTTTTGTCCGTTGAAGCTTCTTCAAAAACATATATTCCTTGCAATGGTACTTTGAACTTCCATTGGGAGGCAAATATACTTGAGCCGGGAGCTTTTAGGGGAGATGAGGCTGGTTATCAATTAAGTGGAGGTCGTGTAGTACTGACAACGGTTCCATCAGGATCCTCAGCTTCAGGTGACATCAGTATCCCCGTTTCAATAGGGCAAACAATTAAATTTTGGGTCAATTCAGACAATATTGCTGAAGAAACAACACTTGATATCACAGCTTTTGAATTCATACCTGATCCTGTTACTTTAGTCCAAACAGCAGGGCCTGCCTCGGGAGATGTTTTAGCTCCGGGCCACTATGTTGTAGAGTATACGGCAACAGGATGTTGTGGAGAGAAGAAATGTACCTTCAACATTGACATCAATGCCAATACTATAATGGCATGTAAGAATATAAATGTGTCTTTAGACCAAAACTGTCAGGCACTGATTACGCCTGATGCGGTTCTTACTTCAGCATGTCCGGGAAGGGCAATTGTGGAGTTGAGTCACTATGGACATCCGATTCCAAATCCGGTGGATTCAAGCTATTTGGGTAAGACGATCATAGCCACAGTGATTGATACGCTAACTGGTAATACTTGTTGGTCAAACGTATTGATCGAAGATAAGCTTGCTCCCGAGATTCTGTGCCAAATAGATACCATGTCTTGTGCAGAGTTCAGTCGGGAATTGTCACCCGCTATCGTAGAAGACTGCAGCCATTATACAGTAACATTGTTAGACGAAAGAATTGAAAAATTGGAATGCGATCCTGATTTTATCAAGCGCATCATTCGGGTATGGGTTTCAACAGATGATCAAGGAAATTTGTCTGATACTTGTGCCCAAGAGATTTTTATCGAAAGATTGAAGATAGACGATGTCTTACCGCCACTCAATGTTCAGTTGGATTGTGAGGTCGCATTTGAAGAAGTGGATGAATTTGGTAATCCACATCCGAATGTCACCGGAATTCCTACTCTGAACGGAGAGAATATCTGGCCTAACGTGGATTTCCTATGCAATTTTGTAGTAACTTATTCTGATTATAATCTGGATGAAATCCGATGTGTACGCAAGATCATGCGTACCTGGACAGTGCGTGAATGGTGGTGTAATACAGAGTTGACCAGAACTTATCTTCAGGTCATTGAAGTTGTTGACGACAAGGGACCAAAAATCATTCATAGTGCATATGATTTCAATGCGACTACAGGTCACAGATCTTGTGAAGCGGATGTAATATTACCTCCAATAGAAGCAGTAGATGCTTGTCACAACGTACTTAGAATAGATGTAGAATATCCGGGAGGAATATTAATCAATCAGAATGGTGGTCCGGTTAAACTTCCGGTCGGTATAGACTCTGTTTTCTATAGACTTTATGACAACTGTTACAACTTGACAATGGACACTTTGATCGTAACAGTAGAAGATCATACTGCTCCAATAGCTGTTTGTGACAGAAGAACAGTTGTATCGATCAATCATAGTGGTTATAATTGGGTTCCTGCAGAAGTATTTGATGATGGTAGCTTTGACGAATGTCACCTGCACCATTTTGAAGTGAGGAGAATGGATGACAATGCTTGTGGTACCACAGGGCCTGATGATTGGGGACCTGAGGTAGGATTCTGTTGTGAGGATGTGAACCAAACTATAATGGTTGGTTTGAAAGTAGTCGATGGTCATGGAAATGAAAGCATCTGCATGATTTTAGTAGAAGTGCAAGATAAAGACATGCCTCTCATCACATGTCCGCCGAATATCACGGTAGATTGTAGATTCCCGATAGATTTAAATAATTTGGGTACTTCTTTTGGTAGAGTAGTGACTGCTCAAGCTGATCGCGAACCAATCGTTATAGACCCTGCATATTGGCACTATATTGATGGTCATCCACAAGATGGTTTGGCTACGGATAACTGCCCACCTTTGATGAGGGAAGAAATTGACTCAAGTGGATTTAATACATGTGGACTTGGAGTGATCAAGCGTTGGTTCATTGCGACGGATATTCAAGGTAACGAAGCTCGTTGCTGCCAGTATATCACCGTTGAAAATCATCACCCGTTTGACTACAGTAGCATCGTATTCCCTGAAGACCTAGATACTTCCGGTATTTGCGATCCTACAGGATTAGTTCCTGAACGATTGTCTGCACCTTACAATTATCCGACCTATTCAGATGATGTATGTAGTTTGATAGGCGCTTCATTCCACGATGAAATTTTCTCAGCAACAGTTCCTGGAGATCCATGCTTTAAAATATTCAGAGTTTGGAAAATCATCAACTGGTGCGATCGTGATGATAATGGCAACTTTATCATCTTTCAGGATACGCAGATTATCAAAGTGACGAATCTAATCGATCCGATCATCAGAACGGGATGTAGAGATACAACCATCTGTTCGTTTGATTTGAATTGCCGTCCTCTTCAAATCAGTTTGGGTATCACGGCGACTGACGACTGTACGGCGGCTAACCAATTATTGTATAGATATAAAGTTGATTTTAACAGTGATGGTACGATAGATTTGGATCGCGCCGGTATCGGTGAAAATATAGCAACAGGTACATGGCCTTTGGGTCATCATATCATCAAGTGGGAAGTAGAAGACCGTTGTGGTAATACAGCGAAGTGTAGTTATAATGTCAACTTGTTGAACTGTAAGTCCCCAACGGCATACTGCCTCAGCGATGTAGCAGTAGGTTTGGTACCAATGGACCTCAATGGTGACGGTACTCCGGAGACTAAGATGGTTCAAGTTTGGGCCTCTGATATTGACGCAGGTAGTGCACACAGCTGTGGATATCCTGTTAAATTGAGCTTCTCGAGAGATACGGCCGACAAATTCAGAATTTATGATTGTGACAGCGTAGGTGTTCGTCCGGTTGAACTTTGGGTGACAGATATCAATGGAAATACATCTTACTGCAGAACAAGAATCATCGTCCAAGACAATCCAAATTTACCGCCGCTTTGTCCAAACAACTTTGGTTCTGCGCAAGTATCTGGTTTGGTAAAAACCGAGAAAGGAAGTGAAATTCAGAATGTAAATGTTGAGTTGGTCAATGCTTCTAATATACAATCTTTGACAAACTATGAAGGTTTGTATGACTTTGGAAAAGTAAAAGCTAATGTGGATTATACTATACTTCCACAACTCAATAAAGATTGGTTGAATGGAGTAAGTACAGCGGACATCGTGAAAATACAGAAACACATTTTGGGTGTGGAATTATTCGATAGTCCTTATAAGATGATTGCTGCTGATGCAAACAACAGCAGAGACATTACTGCAAGAGATATTTCTGAGATCAGAAAGCTCATACTGGGAGTTCAGAATTCTTTCAGCTCAAACACCAGCTGGAAATTTGTGGATGAATTGTACAATTTTGGATCTATCGATCAGTGTTTGAAAGAAAATTATCCTACGCAATACAATATCACTAATCTAAGCTCTGATATGAAAGTGAATTTCGTTGGAGTAAAAATTGGTGACGTCAATGAATCTGCAAAGACCAGAGGACTTGCGGGTGCTTCAGTGAGATCTTCTCAGACCTTGGATTTGCACACGGACAATGTTTCATTAAGCAAAGATCAAGTGTACACTTTTACAGTGAAATCTGATAATGTCCATGAATTCGAAGGTATGCAGTTCACGCTTGAGTTTATCAAGGACAAAGTGGAGTTGGTTCAAATATCAGGTAATGATCAGTTCGGATTCTATCCGGAAAACTTCTCATTGCACCAGATGAATAACGGTCGCGTGACCTTCTCATGGAATGGAGCAGCTGAAAATGGACAGGATTTGTTTTCTATCACCATCAAAGCTAAATCTCCTGTAGATTTATCTGATGTATTCTTTATCAGCAGCAATGTAACACCTGCATTGGCAGTGTACAGCGGTGATGATCAGGATGCCATGGTCAAGTGGACTGTACGTGGTGCAAGCAAGTCGCCATTCGTCTTGTTGCAAAACGAACCAAATCCTTGGAACAATCGCACTACTTTGGGAATGTATATTCCTGAAAACAGCACAGTAAACCTAAGCATTTATGATGCGAATGGAAAATGTCTGTATGTGGATGCGAGACAGATGATCAAAGGATATAACGAATGGACTTTGGACAAGAGTTCTGTACTTCTTCCGGGAGTTTATTATTACCAGGTGGAATGTGCCGGCAGTGTTCAAAAGAAGAAAATGGTTATAGTTGAGTAA
- a CDS encoding M36 family metallopeptidase: protein MKIKICKLLILGFLVMNISSLSGQSADRKARQFLAQQAESWGLQQADLSDLIISDMYTTDHNGLTHVYFQQQYKGIPIYNAVTSVHITKEGKVIESPNRFYGKLSSTVNATTARLSASDALLVAVQHLGVPNALVPTKISRTDDKAISYFPVTNFTNSEIPVRLMYFPMKDGSLRLVYDFSLDLNYTDQHPGIKVDARTGEVLHQNDYIVHCNFGSTSPGSCRQADHQHSSGVSQASPVVRPAAPNSYNVIAFPAESPLDGPRTIVVNPASPLASPYGWHDTNGSAGAENTVTRGNNVNAYLDRNGDNVNDGNQPDGGKDLIFDFPFDQSKEPPDYTKAAVTNLFYVNNMMHDILYGFGFDEKAGSFQVNNYGKGGQGNDAVNAEAQDGSGTNNANFLTLADGSPGRMQMFLWSSSGNETFITKPDNLASALNAIRGNFGPAPTTTPITGDVVWSEDKSPGKEKLGCSNTQNVAKLTGKIALIERGECEFGTKAFYAQNAGAIAVIICSHTDENIGMDGGVDGSKVSIPAYYITKKECDRIRVYVENGLVVTIKKPENNLAVPDSLDGDFDNGVICHEFGHGVSNRLTGGPSQAACLGNAEQMGEGWSDFMTLIMSANASRKGSDIRGIGNYVVGAKVDGTGIRRKPYSTDLNVNNFTYKNIDAEVHNLGEIWTLVLWDLYWALADKYGYDPDFKNKNAGNNICIQLVMDGMKLQPCIPGFIDGRNAILKADEVNNGGVNQCLIWDVFARRGFGYSANQGSSNLVGDEVEDLESAPLCVNQLKMNKKADYIVKAGQPINYELTLRNLRKDAANHVRVVDQIPAGCSYINGSASLAPSSVSGTEIVWEIANMASLQQIVIKYQVATPAGQNSNTFWIDPMNDDSSYDNWDIIINKGFLLWNFDSDGGIADSRCFSVPDTTIISDLYLELLTPVKLSGVEPSLLYQHYMNTESRADGGYLEITEDGKIWTRLKTNNFTLNTYNGELAYGTFSVPNLEGFSGYTGGFIPVVADLSPWNGKTVRVRFHYGSDDNTTGTGVGFRGWKVDEVEFINPVFYNGQACVTSGLGDNTCMTLSGKGTLVESNKTVGIDPEVTTKQLVAYPNPTSNQLYLKFAKENTANVTVRLLDLSGRTVFQNEFRELGKQTKIDIANLIPGLYTLEVKSKDINYRTKITKQ from the coding sequence ATGAAAATTAAAATATGTAAATTATTGATTCTAGGGTTTTTAGTCATGAATATTTCATCCTTGTCTGGACAGTCTGCTGACCGGAAAGCGAGACAGTTTCTGGCTCAACAAGCTGAATCGTGGGGCTTGCAACAAGCTGATCTAAGTGATTTAATTATTTCAGACATGTACACTACAGACCACAATGGTCTTACGCATGTGTATTTTCAACAGCAATACAAAGGAATTCCGATTTACAATGCGGTAACTTCTGTTCATATTACCAAAGAAGGTAAAGTGATCGAGAGCCCGAATAGATTTTATGGCAAGTTATCCTCCACTGTAAATGCCACTACTGCCCGATTGAGCGCTTCAGATGCCCTCCTGGTAGCAGTACAACACCTGGGAGTGCCAAATGCTTTGGTGCCAACTAAGATTTCCCGTACGGATGATAAAGCGATTAGCTATTTTCCGGTAACAAATTTTACAAACAGCGAGATTCCCGTTAGACTGATGTACTTTCCCATGAAAGACGGAAGTCTGAGATTGGTTTATGATTTTAGTCTTGATCTCAATTACACTGACCAACATCCGGGCATCAAAGTAGATGCAAGGACAGGTGAGGTCTTACATCAGAATGACTACATAGTCCATTGTAATTTTGGAAGTACAAGCCCAGGATCTTGTCGTCAAGCAGATCATCAACACAGTAGTGGAGTATCTCAAGCCAGTCCGGTTGTTCGACCTGCAGCGCCAAATTCGTACAATGTAATCGCGTTTCCGGCTGAAAGTCCATTGGATGGGCCGAGGACGATTGTCGTCAATCCAGCGAGTCCACTGGCTTCACCATATGGATGGCATGACACGAATGGCAGTGCCGGAGCAGAAAATACAGTCACTCGTGGAAATAACGTCAATGCTTATTTGGACCGCAACGGTGACAATGTCAATGATGGGAATCAACCTGACGGAGGCAAAGACCTGATATTTGATTTTCCATTTGATCAAAGCAAAGAACCGCCGGATTACACCAAAGCAGCTGTGACCAACCTCTTTTATGTCAACAACATGATGCACGACATATTATATGGTTTTGGTTTCGACGAGAAAGCAGGTAGTTTTCAAGTGAACAATTACGGAAAAGGTGGACAGGGTAATGATGCAGTCAATGCAGAAGCTCAAGATGGTTCAGGAACAAATAATGCCAACTTTTTGACTTTAGCAGATGGCTCTCCGGGAAGAATGCAGATGTTCCTTTGGTCATCTTCAGGTAATGAAACATTTATCACTAAACCTGACAACCTCGCAAGTGCACTGAATGCAATACGTGGAAATTTTGGTCCGGCGCCTACTACTACTCCTATAACCGGGGATGTAGTATGGTCTGAGGACAAATCGCCGGGGAAGGAAAAACTTGGATGTTCAAATACCCAGAACGTTGCAAAATTGACCGGTAAAATAGCTTTGATAGAGAGAGGGGAATGTGAATTTGGAACAAAAGCCTTTTATGCTCAAAATGCAGGTGCTATAGCGGTCATTATCTGCAGCCATACAGATGAAAACATTGGTATGGATGGTGGCGTAGATGGAAGTAAAGTAAGTATACCGGCGTATTATATCACCAAAAAAGAATGTGACCGAATCAGGGTTTATGTAGAAAATGGTCTCGTCGTTACGATTAAAAAACCTGAGAACAATTTAGCTGTTCCCGATAGTCTTGACGGAGACTTTGACAATGGAGTCATCTGCCATGAATTTGGACATGGGGTCTCCAATAGGCTAACAGGAGGCCCGTCTCAAGCTGCTTGTCTTGGTAATGCTGAGCAAATGGGCGAAGGGTGGAGTGATTTTATGACCCTCATCATGAGTGCTAATGCTTCAAGAAAAGGATCTGACATAAGAGGTATCGGAAACTATGTGGTCGGAGCGAAAGTAGATGGTACAGGGATACGAAGAAAGCCTTACTCTACAGATTTGAATGTCAACAATTTTACCTACAAAAACATTGATGCGGAGGTCCACAATCTTGGAGAAATATGGACCTTGGTTTTATGGGATCTATATTGGGCATTGGCAGATAAATATGGTTACGATCCTGATTTCAAGAATAAAAATGCGGGCAATAATATTTGTATCCAATTGGTAATGGATGGGATGAAACTTCAACCTTGTATTCCAGGATTTATTGATGGAAGAAATGCAATTTTAAAAGCTGACGAGGTCAATAACGGAGGTGTAAATCAATGCCTGATCTGGGATGTTTTTGCTCGTCGAGGTTTTGGATATTCTGCCAATCAAGGTAGTTCAAATTTAGTAGGAGATGAGGTGGAAGATCTTGAATCTGCGCCACTTTGTGTAAATCAATTGAAGATGAACAAGAAAGCGGACTATATCGTCAAAGCAGGCCAACCGATCAATTATGAATTGACATTGAGAAATCTTCGTAAGGATGCGGCTAATCATGTCCGAGTTGTAGATCAGATCCCAGCAGGTTGTTCATATATCAATGGTTCAGCATCATTAGCTCCAAGCTCGGTATCTGGTACAGAGATCGTTTGGGAAATAGCCAATATGGCTTCCTTGCAACAAATTGTGATAAAATATCAGGTGGCGACTCCGGCAGGGCAGAATTCTAATACATTTTGGATTGACCCCATGAATGACGATAGTTCATATGACAACTGGGATATTATCATCAACAAGGGCTTTCTACTGTGGAATTTTGACAGCGATGGAGGAATAGCAGATAGCCGATGTTTTAGTGTTCCAGATACGACGATTATATCAGACCTTTATTTGGAATTATTGACTCCTGTTAAACTTTCAGGAGTCGAGCCATCTTTATTATATCAGCATTACATGAACACTGAGAGTCGTGCAGACGGTGGATATCTTGAAATCACGGAAGATGGTAAAATATGGACAAGATTGAAAACCAACAATTTCACGCTCAACACTTATAATGGTGAATTGGCCTATGGAACATTTTCAGTACCTAATTTGGAGGGTTTTTCCGGTTATACTGGAGGCTTCATTCCCGTAGTGGCTGATTTAAGTCCATGGAATGGTAAAACGGTACGAGTGAGATTTCATTACGGTTCTGATGACAATACGACTGGTACAGGAGTTGGTTTTCGCGGCTGGAAGGTGGACGAAGTTGAATTTATCAATCCAGTATTTTACAATGGACAAGCCTGTGTAACCAGCGGACTTGGAGATAATACTTGCATGACACTTTCAGGCAAGGGTACATTGGTGGAATCCAATAAAACTGTAGGCATTGATCCTGAGGTAACCACAAAACAGCTTGTCGCCTATCCGAATCCGACATCCAATCAACTTTATTTGAAGTTTGCTAAGGAAAATACAGCGAATGTAACAGTGCGTCTTCTGGACCTTTCCGGGCGAACTGTATTCCAAAATGAATTTAGGGAATTAGGTAAACAAACTAAAATAGACATCGCCAACTTGATACCGGGTCTTTACACTCTGGAAGTCAAGTCTAAGGATATCAATTATAGAACAAAGATCACAAAACAATAG
- the rlmB gene encoding 23S rRNA (guanosine(2251)-2'-O)-methyltransferase RlmB has translation MKQKESEGLIIGKNALREAFAAGKSLQKVFLQDSLENESLTELLKLCRKNKVPVLQVPKSKLDRLTRSQHQGVVAMVKWVAFQDLQDVIDLAYQSGVDPCFLILDRITDVRNFGAIARSAEVFGINGLIIPKKDSAPINQEAIKASAGALLRLPVSQISESQHAVKTLQRNGFRVIACTEKSSASLRENISPGATAFVLGSEGEGISEQVLQFCDATSTIPQLGQISSLNVSVAAGIICYEWMLFQQSKSS, from the coding sequence ATGAAACAAAAAGAATCCGAAGGCCTCATCATTGGAAAGAACGCTTTGCGAGAGGCTTTTGCTGCCGGTAAGTCACTACAAAAAGTTTTTTTGCAAGACAGTCTCGAGAACGAAAGCCTCACTGAGCTCCTCAAACTATGCCGAAAAAATAAGGTACCCGTCTTACAGGTACCCAAATCCAAACTCGATCGGTTAACCAGATCACAGCATCAGGGTGTTGTGGCGATGGTGAAATGGGTCGCTTTTCAGGATTTGCAAGATGTCATTGATCTGGCATATCAATCAGGTGTGGACCCTTGTTTTCTTATTTTGGATCGGATAACCGATGTCAGAAATTTTGGTGCCATCGCTCGATCCGCAGAGGTGTTTGGTATAAATGGCTTGATCATACCCAAAAAAGACAGTGCGCCTATCAATCAGGAAGCTATCAAAGCATCTGCAGGGGCCTTACTCCGTTTGCCGGTCTCCCAGATTAGTGAGTCACAACATGCCGTCAAAACTTTGCAGCGAAACGGCTTCCGTGTCATCGCCTGTACCGAAAAGAGTTCTGCATCCTTGCGCGAAAACATCAGTCCTGGTGCTACGGCCTTCGTGCTCGGTTCTGAAGGTGAAGGCATCTCAGAACAAGTATTGCAATTCTGTGACGCCACAAGTACAATCCCACAGCTTGGACAAATATCCAGTCTCAATGTATCTGTTGCTGCAGGAATTATTTGTTACGAATGGATGTTGTTTCAGCAATCTAAATCATCATAA
- a CDS encoding TraB/GumN family protein, translated as MKYRIHFFFLVFSLILNHVIAQEKLAHSLLWKVTDPQTQRYVYIFGTIHMIPESDFFWPQQLDTAIKQSGKIVFEIDMNEIADPNKIFELMPLLMMRNDTSLADLLSVDEMKVISDHFEKLGLPMILISKFKPLFLSVMASDGISGDALQSGNYKSYELVLQNLADSLEKETGGLETINFQVSLFDAIPYKKQAKMLLDAIQQSNSGSDSMLAKLAKDYRSQNLEEMAEAAEKDPGTAEFLELLLYSRNRNWIPLIRKHMEEKVCLIAVGAGHLGGPNGILRLLQKESYILTPMN; from the coding sequence ATGAAATATCGCATACACTTCTTTTTTTTAGTATTCAGCTTGATACTGAACCATGTAATCGCTCAGGAAAAACTGGCCCATTCCTTACTTTGGAAAGTGACGGATCCTCAGACTCAGCGTTATGTGTACATTTTCGGGACAATTCACATGATCCCTGAATCTGATTTTTTCTGGCCTCAACAGTTGGACACTGCTATCAAACAATCCGGCAAAATCGTCTTCGAAATTGATATGAACGAAATCGCCGACCCAAATAAAATATTCGAGCTCATGCCTTTGTTGATGATGAGAAACGATACCAGCCTGGCGGACCTCTTATCCGTAGATGAAATGAAAGTAATCAGTGATCATTTTGAAAAATTGGGTTTGCCCATGATTTTAATTTCTAAATTTAAACCACTGTTTCTTTCGGTAATGGCCAGCGATGGTATATCAGGTGATGCCTTACAAAGCGGCAATTATAAATCTTATGAGTTGGTTCTGCAAAATTTGGCGGACAGTCTTGAGAAGGAAACCGGAGGACTTGAAACCATTAATTTTCAAGTCAGCTTGTTCGACGCTATACCTTATAAAAAGCAAGCCAAAATGTTGCTGGATGCCATCCAACAAAGTAATAGTGGTTCGGACTCTATGTTGGCAAAATTGGCCAAAGACTACCGCAGCCAAAACCTGGAAGAGATGGCTGAAGCTGCAGAGAAAGATCCGGGCACAGCTGAATTTCTGGAATTGTTGCTGTATTCGCGAAACAGGAACTGGATTCCCCTGATCCGCAAACACATGGAAGAAAAGGTCTGCCTGATAGCGGTGGGGGCAGGACACCTTGGTGGACCAAATGGGATCCTCCGACTGCTACAGAAAGAATCGTATATTCTCACTCCAATGAATTAA
- a CDS encoding gamma carbonic anhydrase family protein: protein MALIKSVRGHLPQFGKGCWMADNASLIGDIICGDNCTFWFQSVVRGDVAAIRIGDEVNIQDGVIVHGTFEKADTTIGDQVSIGHRAIVHGCTIGSRVLIGMGAIVMDHALIQDQVIVGAGSLVLENSVLESGFVYAGSPVRKIKAIDPKQFEFFVTRTARNYQMYASWFE, encoded by the coding sequence ATGGCATTGATCAAATCCGTGAGAGGACATTTGCCGCAATTTGGAAAAGGATGTTGGATGGCCGATAATGCCAGTCTCATCGGAGATATCATATGTGGTGACAATTGTACATTTTGGTTTCAAAGCGTCGTCAGGGGTGATGTTGCCGCCATTCGTATCGGTGACGAGGTCAATATCCAGGATGGAGTGATCGTCCATGGGACCTTTGAGAAAGCTGATACCACCATCGGTGATCAGGTAAGTATTGGCCACAGAGCAATAGTGCATGGTTGTACTATAGGCAGCAGGGTGCTTATTGGTATGGGAGCAATCGTCATGGATCATGCGCTTATTCAGGACCAAGTAATCGTCGGTGCGGGATCATTGGTATTGGAAAATAGTGTATTAGAATCCGGTTTTGTGTATGCAGGATCTCCGGTGAGAAAAATCAAAGCTATAGACCCAAAGCAATTTGAATTTTTTGTCACTCGTACTGCGAGAAATTATCAGATGTATGCTTCCTGGTTTGAGTAA